The proteins below are encoded in one region of Pseudomonadota bacterium:
- a CDS encoding DUF2835 family protein, with translation MPSYQFDIDLSSDEVHTIYTGQTRFIVVQASNGLRLQLPSANFRDFVTHEGLRGRFTVTVDASNRIQSLRKL, from the coding sequence GTGCCGTCGTACCAATTTGATATAGACCTGTCGAGTGACGAGGTGCACACCATTTACACAGGCCAAACGCGGTTCATCGTCGTGCAGGCCTCAAACGGTCTGCGTCTGCAGCTACCGTCAGCCAACTTCCGCGATTTTGTGACGCACGAAGGTCTGCGTGGACGCTTTACCGTGACCGTGGACGCCAGCAATCGAATCCAGTCGTTGCGCAAGCTCTAA